From Granulicella sp. WH15, the proteins below share one genomic window:
- a CDS encoding serine/threonine-protein kinase translates to MALLADGLCINETYEVEAFLGEGAFAEVYRVKHRFLGRQAMKFFKAPGWSPDEVSAMLGEAVLLSKINHPNIVRVYDANTASLMGDTFGFFTMEYIAGGSLSQYWRSFGAQFMPVKDVVEVMRQVCKGIAVAHSHNPPIIHRDIKPQNILIGHETNGIRARVSDFGLAKNVNPLTLMATSRGTVSFKAPEALQDIQGDSLSGDVWALGTTLYLLLTDRLPYEIEDGLSHGTADTFSNPPPPPSRWNALCDSELDQVVLKGLKVDPKERYGSAMEFLTALEAWRPDTKRTDRAKSGSGSPGNTSKGVLGTTPQAREHLGRQLALRSIAIAQDPARLSEAVRLMEKALNESPELNREYEARLRLWRRGISM, encoded by the coding sequence CTATGAGGTCGAGGCCTTTCTCGGTGAGGGAGCATTCGCCGAAGTGTATCGGGTCAAACACAGGTTTCTCGGACGGCAGGCGATGAAGTTTTTCAAAGCACCTGGCTGGTCGCCGGACGAGGTTTCCGCGATGCTCGGAGAAGCCGTCTTGCTGTCCAAGATCAACCATCCCAATATCGTTCGGGTATATGACGCCAATACGGCAAGTCTGATGGGGGACACCTTTGGCTTCTTCACAATGGAATACATCGCCGGGGGCAGTCTCTCCCAATACTGGCGTTCTTTCGGAGCGCAGTTCATGCCGGTAAAGGATGTCGTTGAAGTGATGCGGCAGGTATGCAAAGGGATTGCGGTTGCACACTCACACAATCCACCCATTATCCACCGAGACATCAAACCCCAGAACATCTTGATCGGTCACGAAACCAACGGCATTCGGGCGCGGGTTTCAGACTTCGGACTAGCGAAGAATGTCAATCCACTGACGCTCATGGCCACGTCACGCGGTACCGTTTCTTTTAAAGCACCGGAAGCGCTTCAGGACATTCAAGGCGACTCCTTGAGTGGGGACGTTTGGGCTCTCGGAACCACTCTTTATCTGTTGCTCACTGATCGCTTGCCATATGAAATCGAAGACGGGCTGTCGCATGGAACTGCCGACACATTCAGCAACCCGCCTCCACCGCCTAGCCGATGGAACGCTCTCTGCGATTCTGAGTTGGATCAGGTCGTCCTCAAAGGCTTAAAAGTTGATCCGAAGGAGCGTTATGGATCGGCCATGGAGTTCCTGACTGCGCTTGAGGCATGGCGACCTGACACAAAGCGAACCGACAGAGCTAAGAGTGGTTCCGGCAGCCCTGGGAATACCTCAAAGGGAGTACTGGGAACCACCCCTCAAGCGAGGGAGCACTTAGGGCGGCAACTGGCTTTGCGGTCGATAGCAATCGCACAGGACCCAGCAAGACTCAGCGAAGCCGTGCGCCTGATGGAAAAGGCGCTCAACGAATCGCCGGAACTGAATCGAGAATATGAAGCAAGACTGAGGTTGTGGCGTCGTGGTATTTCGATGTGA